The following proteins are co-located in the uncultured Draconibacterium sp. genome:
- a CDS encoding FAD-dependent oxidoreductase, with protein MRLIVLLFIFIGIWNYSPASNNLVSQSARDIPLIASVDVVIVGGTTAAVSAAVEASSHGACVFLIAPRLYLGEDMCATLRLKVAEDCILKTNLEEQLFSNELEITPLKVKATLNHALLDANVNFVFGSFATDILWDENHIPSGVIIVNRAGRQAIAAKTIIDATPQAWVCKMAGAKSNDATISEIEFERTLIMPGLKKDEPLYVRRKLTIPMNDLTFPSFAKAEQIARKETYSEVQLRASESLFFIPPNPIVCNKNVTEWTENSETTLEFFQPKGFNNLYVLSGSAGIPREVAKDLLQPAALCSIGEKIGEAASNSSIEKIFATKFFLHNKAVATTELGDVKEILTGLRPIHENENVVRLQESSVPVISDYEVVVVGGGTSGAPAAIAAARMGMKVLVVEFQEGLGGVGTLGLIGKPWYGRKVGFAAEVPFPQENIEPKMEWYRSELEKAGGDIWLGTLGCGAYVDGNKVKGAVVATPAGRVVVKAKVVIDATGNADVAIAAGAQYMYGEIEKGDIALQGTGLSSRSIVGNYLNTDYLLVNEMDMTDVWRTLVSVQQTKFSEGEFDAGTLIQSRERHRVVGDFVLHYLDQITGRTFPDAIVFSQSDYDSHGYPSSDYFALLPHDSISRKQNHPAPGGTCYTPFRCLLPKGLDGILVTGLGISMERDASAMIRMQLDLANQGYAAGMASAIAVSEDKSLREIDIKELQKYLVEKGNLPEEVLSQKDSYPFSRQIVQQAVIDYGKASNPEQAGKPLAIILTHQETAIPLVKTAFLNVQGKQKLQYAQVLGMCGEKDGVEIMIDELRNIKTWDEKIFQGSLADFAHLPTPVDALILALGNSGDERAIPVLIDLVEKLDSGVTLSHFRSVALALEKFACREAAEPLAQLLQKEGMSGFAMANIEQASTQLGNDGKGPNPVRNASSDKRTKALREIVLARALYKCGDYNNIGETTLKSYRNDMRGLFAQHAKMVLEANERILETGSNKTNKFKGKIE; from the coding sequence ATGCGACTGATTGTTTTATTGTTCATATTCATCGGTATCTGGAATTATTCTCCGGCTTCAAATAACCTGGTCTCTCAGTCGGCAAGAGATATTCCGCTTATAGCTTCGGTGGATGTTGTTATTGTTGGCGGGACAACAGCTGCCGTATCTGCAGCAGTGGAGGCATCTTCGCATGGAGCATGCGTATTTTTAATTGCTCCCAGACTTTATTTGGGCGAAGATATGTGTGCTACTTTGCGTTTGAAGGTTGCTGAAGATTGTATACTTAAAACCAATCTTGAAGAACAGCTTTTTTCAAATGAGCTAGAAATAACTCCTTTAAAAGTGAAAGCTACTTTAAACCATGCATTGCTCGATGCCAACGTGAATTTTGTTTTTGGATCTTTCGCTACTGATATTTTATGGGATGAAAACCACATCCCGTCGGGAGTTATAATTGTAAACCGTGCAGGCAGACAGGCAATTGCTGCCAAAACAATTATTGATGCCACGCCACAAGCCTGGGTATGCAAAATGGCAGGAGCAAAATCAAACGATGCAACTATTTCGGAAATAGAATTTGAAAGAACTCTTATTATGCCGGGTTTAAAAAAGGATGAGCCTTTATATGTCAGAAGGAAATTAACCATTCCGATGAACGATTTAACCTTTCCGTCGTTTGCAAAAGCCGAACAAATTGCCAGAAAAGAAACATACTCCGAAGTTCAGTTACGGGCTTCCGAGTCCTTGTTTTTTATTCCACCAAATCCAATTGTTTGTAACAAGAATGTAACTGAATGGACCGAAAATTCTGAAACAACGCTTGAGTTTTTTCAGCCCAAAGGTTTTAACAACCTCTATGTATTATCCGGAAGTGCAGGAATTCCAAGAGAAGTTGCTAAAGATTTGTTGCAACCGGCAGCACTTTGCAGCATTGGTGAAAAAATAGGTGAAGCAGCTTCAAATTCATCAATAGAGAAAATTTTCGCTACCAAATTCTTTTTACACAATAAAGCGGTTGCAACAACAGAACTGGGCGATGTAAAAGAAATTCTAACCGGACTTCGACCGATTCACGAAAATGAAAACGTAGTTAGACTTCAGGAAAGTTCAGTGCCTGTTATCTCCGATTACGAAGTTGTTGTTGTTGGAGGCGGTACTTCGGGTGCTCCTGCAGCTATTGCGGCAGCCCGAATGGGAATGAAAGTGCTGGTAGTTGAATTTCAGGAAGGACTGGGCGGTGTTGGCACCCTTGGATTAATTGGGAAACCCTGGTATGGCCGGAAGGTAGGTTTTGCCGCTGAAGTTCCTTTTCCGCAAGAAAACATTGAACCTAAAATGGAATGGTATCGCTCAGAACTTGAGAAAGCAGGAGGTGATATTTGGCTTGGCACTCTTGGATGCGGGGCTTATGTTGACGGAAATAAAGTAAAAGGTGCAGTTGTAGCAACCCCAGCAGGCAGAGTGGTTGTTAAAGCAAAAGTTGTTATCGATGCAACAGGAAATGCAGATGTGGCAATTGCTGCGGGCGCTCAATACATGTACGGCGAAATTGAAAAGGGCGACATTGCTTTGCAGGGCACTGGATTGTCTTCAAGATCAATTGTGGGAAACTACCTAAATACGGATTATCTGCTTGTGAATGAAATGGACATGACTGATGTTTGGCGCACTTTAGTAAGTGTTCAGCAAACAAAGTTTTCGGAAGGCGAATTCGATGCAGGTACCTTAATTCAGAGCAGGGAGCGCCACCGTGTTGTTGGCGATTTTGTATTGCACTACCTCGATCAAATTACCGGTCGAACTTTCCCCGATGCCATTGTTTTTTCCCAAAGCGATTACGATTCGCATGGTTACCCCAGTTCCGATTATTTTGCATTGTTGCCACACGACAGCATTTCGCGCAAACAAAACCATCCTGCGCCGGGAGGAACCTGTTACACGCCATTTCGTTGTTTGCTTCCCAAAGGTTTGGATGGTATTTTAGTTACCGGACTTGGTATTAGCATGGAGCGGGATGCGTCGGCAATGATTCGGATGCAACTTGATCTGGCCAACCAGGGATATGCTGCAGGTATGGCCTCTGCGATTGCAGTTTCTGAAGATAAAAGTTTAAGAGAAATCGACATTAAAGAACTTCAGAAATACCTAGTTGAAAAAGGGAACTTACCCGAAGAGGTTCTTTCTCAAAAAGACTCTTATCCATTTTCGCGTCAAATCGTTCAACAGGCAGTTATCGACTACGGAAAGGCAAGCAATCCGGAACAGGCAGGGAAACCACTGGCAATAATTCTGACACACCAAGAGACAGCTATCCCGCTTGTAAAAACAGCATTTTTAAATGTACAAGGAAAACAGAAACTACAATATGCCCAGGTTTTGGGCATGTGCGGAGAAAAGGATGGTGTGGAAATTATGATTGATGAACTTAGGAATATTAAAACCTGGGATGAAAAAATTTTCCAGGGAAGTTTGGCCGATTTTGCTCATTTACCCACACCGGTTGATGCGCTCATTCTGGCCTTGGGAAATTCCGGCGACGAAAGGGCTATTCCCGTTCTGATAGATTTAGTTGAAAAGCTGGATTCGGGAGTGACACTTTCTCATTTTCGTTCTGTTGCGCTTGCTTTGGAAAAATTTGCTTGCCGCGAAGCGGCCGAACCACTGGCTCAACTTCTTCAAAAAGAAGGAATGTCTGGTTTTGCCATGGCAAATATTGAACAAGCTTCAACTCAATTAGGCAACGACGGGAAAGGTCCGAATCCGGTGAGAAATGCTTCATCGGATAAAAGAACAAAGGCACTGCGTGAAATTGTTTTGGCCAGAGCCTTATATAAATGTGGCGATTACAACAACATTGGTGAAACCACATTAAAAAGTTACCGGAATGATATGCGTGGTTTATTTGCACAACATGCAAAAATGGTGCTGGAAGCAAACGAAAGAATACTGGAAACAGGTTCCAATAAAACAAATAAATTTAAAGGCAAAATTGAATAA
- a CDS encoding FecR family protein — translation MSDYLSVKEYFKNEEYDENLSEQMKSDWDETSSTDRSMNHILKFLHTKMGIEELNFRQKSYRLFSKIAAILILPAFITIAFLTYQSIKQNNAEVTWVEIFSPAGSRTNFQLPDGSIGWLNSGSSIKYPSQFKGERRVEISGEVWFDVVHKRNKEFKVNTPYFEIKVLGTQFNVTSYPSEKTAQVILDKGKVELTGKNGRQAITMTPNQRVVYDITKKNFVKSECDASSYCSWKDGLLIFKNVPFSEIAQRVGRKYNAEIIVHDEALNSEIFRATFEDETLDQICKLLAGVVPIEYKIHKRIIQPDGSFSKNKVEIWTKRNIN, via the coding sequence ATGAGTGATTATTTATCCGTGAAAGAATATTTCAAAAACGAAGAATATGATGAAAACTTGTCAGAGCAAATGAAATCTGACTGGGACGAAACAAGTTCAACAGACAGGAGCATGAATCACATTCTGAAATTTCTACACACAAAAATGGGGATTGAAGAGCTCAACTTTCGTCAGAAATCTTACCGCCTTTTTTCAAAAATTGCAGCCATATTAATTCTTCCTGCTTTTATCACAATTGCCTTTTTAACCTATCAATCAATAAAACAAAACAACGCGGAAGTAACCTGGGTCGAAATATTTTCACCGGCTGGTTCCCGAACAAACTTTCAGCTTCCCGACGGAAGTATTGGCTGGCTTAACAGTGGCTCGTCTATAAAATATCCTTCTCAGTTTAAAGGCGAAAGAAGGGTTGAGATATCGGGCGAAGTGTGGTTCGATGTTGTTCATAAAAGAAACAAGGAGTTTAAGGTGAATACTCCATATTTCGAGATAAAAGTTTTAGGTACACAGTTTAATGTAACATCGTATCCTTCCGAAAAAACGGCTCAGGTAATTCTGGATAAAGGGAAAGTTGAACTGACCGGAAAAAACGGCCGGCAGGCAATTACTATGACTCCCAATCAACGTGTTGTATATGATATCACAAAGAAGAATTTTGTAAAATCGGAATGTGATGCCAGTTCCTATTGCTCGTGGAAAGATGGTTTACTGATTTTTAAAAATGTGCCTTTTTCTGAGATTGCCCAACGTGTTGGCAGAAAGTACAATGCCGAAATAATTGTACACGATGAAGCTTTGAACTCGGAAATTTTCAGGGCTACTTTTGAAGATGAGACACTGGATCAGATTTGTAAACTCCTAGCAGGGGTTGTTCCAATCGAATATAAAATCCACAAGAGAATTATCCAACCGGATGGTTCTTTCTCGAAAAACAAAGTCGAAATCTGGACAAAACGAAATATCAACTAA
- a CDS encoding DUF1801 domain-containing protein, with amino-acid sequence MDKNINNVDEYIAGFPEEIQTRLKLIRQTIKEHAPEAVESILYGMPAYKTFKKPLVYFAAFAKHIGFYATPTGHDKFEEELAKYKRGKGSVQFPHNKELPINLIEEMVQFRVNENKENAAK; translated from the coding sequence ATGGATAAGAATATAAACAACGTTGATGAGTACATTGCCGGCTTTCCGGAAGAAATACAAACTCGACTTAAGCTAATAAGGCAAACGATAAAAGAACATGCGCCCGAAGCGGTTGAAAGCATTTTGTATGGAATGCCTGCGTACAAAACCTTTAAAAAGCCACTGGTTTACTTTGCTGCATTTGCCAAACACATTGGTTTTTACGCCACACCAACAGGACATGATAAATTTGAAGAAGAGCTGGCCAAATACAAAAGAGGAAAAGGTTCGGTGCAATTTCCACACAACAAAGAACTACCTATCAATTTAATTGAGGAAATGGTACAATTCAGAGTAAATGAAAACAAAGAAAATGCGGCAAAATAA
- a CDS encoding RagB/SusD family nutrient uptake outer membrane protein has product MKRITLYILITILFSSCNDMLDEVPMDFVSRSNFYTNEIDAQGALNGAYDATGPDFYGITHYLMVELHGDYLNGRGSQAPISIMDQVLNQQNIGRCETNWLTLYRAVNRANAVLDNVVNIEDITESARTRILAEAHFLRAMAYFELVRGWGPVPIKTKESTDLSELESPRMPESDVYDLIIEDLLIAEKDLSEDIGAETGRAGKWAAKMLLSHVYLTIGEWAEAASRANDVINSGKYAMVQVTEPDDFYKIFASETSSEDIMSIHHSETSTSTIPTYLHRGSAYPYNNSSTGYFAWLPDMNSFIGDSWDTNDLRKQFNFYEKYQDSDGNWVSLPSTVPVLMKKFINNADGLNIYSVPIYRYTEAFLFYAEAACQAEGAPSDLALERLNMVKRRAYGYDLNTPSPVDYPSGMSKDEFVETVLQERAYEFMVERRRWFDLKRTGKVKEAFAAVGKNIIDERFFWPIPEDEINNNPAINQEDQNPGY; this is encoded by the coding sequence ATGAAAAGAATAACATTATATATTTTAATCACAATCCTATTTTCATCTTGTAATGACATGTTGGATGAAGTTCCAATGGATTTTGTTTCCCGTTCTAACTTTTATACAAACGAAATTGATGCACAGGGAGCCCTCAATGGTGCCTATGATGCCACTGGCCCTGATTTTTACGGCATTACTCACTATTTAATGGTTGAGCTTCATGGAGATTATTTGAATGGCAGGGGATCTCAGGCACCGATTTCGATAATGGATCAGGTATTAAATCAGCAAAATATTGGTAGATGTGAAACCAACTGGTTAACACTGTATCGTGCAGTTAACAGGGCCAATGCAGTGCTTGATAATGTAGTTAACATTGAAGATATTACAGAAAGTGCCAGAACAAGAATATTGGCTGAAGCACACTTTTTAAGAGCAATGGCCTATTTCGAATTAGTTAGAGGTTGGGGACCTGTTCCAATTAAAACAAAAGAAAGTACCGACCTGAGCGAACTGGAATCGCCCAGAATGCCTGAAAGTGATGTATATGATCTGATTATTGAAGACTTGTTAATTGCTGAAAAAGATTTATCGGAGGATATTGGTGCAGAAACAGGACGTGCTGGAAAATGGGCTGCAAAAATGCTCCTTTCACATGTTTATTTAACAATTGGTGAATGGGCCGAAGCAGCCAGCAGAGCCAATGATGTAATCAATAGTGGTAAATACGCAATGGTGCAGGTAACAGAACCGGATGATTTTTATAAAATATTTGCTTCTGAAACTAGTTCTGAAGACATTATGTCTATTCACCACTCTGAAACAAGTACTTCTACCATTCCAACCTATCTTCACAGAGGAAGTGCATACCCATATAACAACAGTAGTACAGGCTATTTTGCATGGCTGCCCGACATGAATTCGTTTATTGGTGATAGTTGGGATACCAATGATTTAAGGAAACAATTTAACTTCTACGAAAAATATCAGGATTCAGACGGAAACTGGGTTTCACTGCCTTCGACCGTTCCTGTGCTGATGAAAAAATTCATCAACAATGCAGATGGGTTAAATATTTACAGCGTTCCGATTTATCGGTATACTGAAGCTTTCTTATTCTATGCTGAAGCTGCCTGCCAGGCAGAAGGAGCTCCTTCTGATCTTGCACTTGAACGCCTAAATATGGTAAAAAGAAGGGCTTATGGTTACGATCTGAATACGCCTTCTCCTGTTGATTATCCTTCAGGTATGAGCAAAGACGAATTTGTGGAAACAGTTCTCCAGGAGCGTGCCTATGAATTTATGGTAGAGCGCAGAAGATGGTTCGATCTTAAACGTACAGGAAAAGTAAAAGAAGCTTTTGCTGCCGTTGGTAAAAACATTATCGACGAAAGATTTTTCTGGCCAATCCCGGAGGATGAAATCAATAATAATCCTGCAATCAATCAGGAAGATCAAAATCCTGGATATTAA
- a CDS encoding RNA polymerase sigma-70 factor: MGTSNQHIDYIHIVKLIDGDARSFDVLFEKYSGRLFNFALKYLKSVEDAEEVVQSVFLYIWEKRGSLKPEFSFNAYLFTIAHNIIKKQFLKKARDNAYKDEVLYTLLKSDNSLEKIIDYKYLLKKVEEIIEQLPPKRKEVFIKRKYQELPVKEIAAEMGISPNTVENHLSAAQKQILETLEKEKLAGFLFYMLFVKL, encoded by the coding sequence ATGGGGACATCGAATCAACATATTGATTACATCCATATTGTTAAATTAATAGATGGAGATGCCAGGTCTTTCGATGTATTATTCGAAAAATATTCGGGGCGTTTGTTCAACTTTGCTTTAAAGTATTTAAAATCGGTTGAAGATGCTGAAGAGGTGGTACAATCTGTTTTCTTGTACATTTGGGAAAAGCGCGGAAGTTTAAAACCTGAATTCTCGTTTAACGCCTATCTTTTTACCATTGCGCACAACATCATTAAAAAACAGTTTTTAAAGAAGGCACGCGATAATGCCTACAAAGACGAAGTTTTATATACTTTATTGAAATCTGACAATAGTCTGGAGAAGATAATTGATTATAAATATTTATTAAAAAAGGTAGAAGAAATAATAGAGCAACTTCCGCCAAAACGAAAAGAAGTATTTATTAAACGGAAATACCAGGAACTTCCGGTAAAAGAAATAGCTGCTGAAATGGGCATCTCCCCCAACACTGTCGAGAATCATCTGTCTGCTGCACAAAAGCAAATTCTAGAAACACTGGAAAAAGAAAAACTGGCCGGATTTTTATTCTATATGCTTTTTGTAAAGCTGTAA
- a CDS encoding TonB-dependent receptor, which yields MKKNRSYGVLNNYALFKMLKIMRFTIIILLVTLTQTFAVNSYSQQTKLTLSLQGVTVEKVLDEVENSTEFYFLYNKKMVDVNRTVDINVEAKTVNKVLEQLFRDSDVSYTIIDRQILLTNKLLTESENNIGYGEQKSITGKVTNDRNEPIPGATVIVKGTTQGTVTDVNGNYTLANAPASGFLQISFVGMITAEFDISGQTVIDAKLQEDFIGIEEVVAIGYGTMKKADLTGAVSQIKTETLEQVPVYNMEQALKANASGVRVSQNSGQPGARIEVRIRGGNSMIGDNGPLYVVDGFPVTGGINFMNPSDIESIDILKDASATAIYGARGANGVVLITSKRGKKGQNSKIEINTYLGFQQETKRYDLLNAQEYAIIANEWLKNGGLDPFFSQDEINNLGEGTDWQDAIFQTAPIQNHTITFSGSSEKTRYSLSGNYYDQDGIIINSGVKRGSVRLNLDHELNSWLSMAVNLNLSRRSNTRIPVDNGYRGTSTLSAAASAPPTLPVYDEDGLPTQIEQFYNFGSADMRNPLIYASRQTTTMANTVIGNGSFDVKITKDLTFKTLLGIEYEYAWTDYYSPIIYENDRGSASQSTSYNNSFLNENVLTYKKEIDDKHELTLTGGYTYQTHMGRSLNASVSGFANNTTENYSLQAAEISNPPSSYISEWVLASWLARVNYSFNNKYLVTASIRADGSSRFGANNKWAAFPSGAFAWRVSEEPFMSDVTFLSDLKFRASYGVTGNTALSPYQSLDRLGTVKTIFANQADEVGFVPTGISNADLKWETTAQTDIGFDVSFFKNKLRVTADYYKKNTTDLLASVPLPPSVGFGSILQNIGEIQNQGFELTASADIIRTNDLAWNISANFSSNKNKVIEIAGGSDIFASGQGAAWSSTNIAREGEPIGSFYGLVEDHIGDDGLIVYKDLSGPDGTPDGVVNALDRVILGSPHPDFFYGMNSNLSYKNFDLNIILDGVYGNEIFNATLGTHLNSFQRGNNQFTDIMGNYWTAENPDPNAKYPKISSATQIDVSDRFIEDGSYLRVKSIRLGYTIPTKRLGLKWFDYAQVYLSGTNLFTFTKYSGLDPEVNTKGGDSQDIASRLNMGHDQSGYPNAKTYAIGLKLNF from the coding sequence ATGAAAAAAAACCGAAGTTATGGGGTATTGAATAACTATGCCCTGTTTAAAATGCTAAAAATTATGCGATTTACCATTATCATTTTACTCGTAACGTTAACACAGACTTTTGCAGTAAATAGTTATTCGCAACAAACAAAACTTACCCTTTCATTACAAGGGGTTACCGTAGAAAAAGTGCTCGATGAAGTTGAAAACAGCACCGAATTCTATTTTTTGTATAACAAAAAAATGGTTGATGTTAACCGAACTGTTGACATTAATGTAGAGGCAAAAACGGTAAATAAGGTACTCGAACAACTTTTTCGCGATTCAGATGTATCCTATACCATTATTGATCGCCAAATATTATTAACCAATAAGTTGTTAACCGAATCGGAAAATAATATCGGGTATGGTGAGCAAAAATCAATTACCGGAAAAGTAACCAACGACAGAAATGAGCCAATTCCGGGTGCCACAGTAATTGTTAAAGGTACCACACAAGGTACAGTAACCGATGTAAATGGAAATTACACGCTTGCTAACGCACCTGCTTCCGGATTCTTACAGATTTCTTTTGTGGGTATGATAACTGCCGAATTTGATATTAGCGGACAAACAGTTATTGATGCAAAATTGCAGGAAGATTTTATCGGAATTGAAGAGGTGGTAGCCATCGGTTATGGAACCATGAAAAAGGCGGATTTAACAGGGGCCGTTTCACAGATAAAAACAGAAACGCTTGAGCAGGTTCCGGTTTATAACATGGAGCAGGCTTTAAAAGCCAATGCATCAGGTGTTCGCGTTAGTCAGAATTCCGGTCAGCCCGGAGCACGGATAGAAGTTCGTATACGTGGGGGAAACTCGATGATTGGCGACAATGGTCCATTGTACGTTGTTGATGGTTTTCCGGTAACCGGAGGAATTAATTTCATGAATCCTTCGGATATCGAATCGATCGACATATTAAAAGATGCCTCTGCAACTGCAATTTACGGAGCAAGGGGTGCAAATGGTGTTGTTTTAATTACTTCAAAAAGAGGGAAAAAAGGGCAAAACAGCAAGATTGAAATCAATACATACCTTGGATTTCAACAGGAAACAAAACGGTATGACCTTTTAAATGCGCAGGAATATGCAATAATTGCCAACGAATGGCTAAAAAACGGAGGGTTAGATCCATTCTTTTCTCAAGATGAAATTAATAATCTGGGAGAAGGAACAGATTGGCAGGATGCGATTTTTCAAACTGCTCCTATTCAAAACCATACCATTACTTTCTCGGGTAGTTCTGAAAAAACACGTTATTCTTTATCCGGAAATTATTATGATCAGGATGGAATTATCATCAATTCAGGAGTTAAAAGAGGTTCTGTTCGTTTAAACCTTGACCATGAGTTGAACAGCTGGCTAAGCATGGCGGTTAACCTGAATCTATCAAGAAGATCGAATACCAGAATTCCGGTAGACAATGGATATCGAGGTACCTCTACCCTATCTGCAGCAGCTTCTGCCCCTCCCACATTACCCGTTTACGATGAAGATGGTTTACCAACTCAAATTGAACAGTTTTACAATTTCGGCTCTGCAGATATGAGAAACCCTTTGATTTATGCAAGCAGGCAAACAACCACAATGGCAAATACTGTTATTGGAAACGGCAGTTTTGATGTGAAAATAACAAAAGACCTAACCTTCAAAACATTATTGGGTATTGAATATGAATATGCATGGACAGATTATTACAGTCCTATCATATACGAAAATGACCGAGGATCAGCTTCTCAAAGTACATCGTACAACAATTCATTCTTAAATGAAAACGTTTTAACCTACAAGAAAGAGATCGACGACAAGCATGAACTCACATTAACTGGTGGATATACCTATCAAACCCATATGGGAAGGTCATTAAATGCCAGTGTGAGTGGATTTGCAAACAATACCACTGAGAATTACAGTCTACAGGCCGCTGAAATATCAAATCCGCCATCATCTTACATTTCTGAATGGGTATTGGCTTCGTGGCTGGCTCGTGTGAATTATTCCTTCAATAATAAATATTTAGTTACTGCAAGTATCCGAGCTGATGGTTCTTCCCGTTTCGGTGCAAATAATAAATGGGCTGCATTCCCGTCAGGAGCTTTTGCCTGGCGTGTTTCAGAAGAACCTTTTATGTCTGATGTTACTTTCCTTAGCGATTTAAAATTCAGGGCAAGTTATGGTGTAACTGGTAATACTGCCTTGAGCCCTTACCAATCGTTAGACAGATTAGGAACAGTTAAGACTATTTTTGCCAATCAGGCCGACGAGGTTGGATTTGTGCCAACCGGAATATCAAATGCCGATTTAAAATGGGAAACAACTGCCCAGACAGATATTGGTTTTGACGTTAGCTTTTTCAAAAATAAGTTGAGGGTAACAGCCGACTATTATAAAAAGAATACGACTGACCTTTTGGCATCGGTTCCGCTGCCTCCATCTGTTGGTTTTGGCTCTATTCTTCAAAATATTGGAGAAATTCAGAATCAGGGTTTTGAGCTTACCGCAAGTGCAGACATCATCAGAACGAATGATTTAGCCTGGAATATCTCTGCGAATTTTTCTTCAAATAAAAACAAAGTTATTGAAATTGCAGGAGGTAGTGATATTTTCGCATCCGGTCAGGGAGCTGCATGGTCAAGTACCAATATTGCCCGCGAAGGAGAGCCAATTGGAAGTTTTTACGGCCTTGTTGAAGACCATATCGGAGACGATGGTTTGATTGTATATAAAGATTTAAGCGGCCCGGACGGAACACCTGACGGCGTTGTAAATGCACTAGACCGGGTTATTCTTGGCAGCCCACATCCTGATTTCTTTTATGGGATGAATTCAAACCTTTCATACAAAAACTTTGATTTAAATATCATTTTGGATGGTGTATATGGAAATGAAATTTTCAACGCAACTTTAGGAACACACCTGAATTCTTTCCAACGCGGAAACAACCAATTTACTGATATTATGGGCAACTACTGGACAGCTGAAAATCCTGATCCAAATGCCAAATATCCAAAAATCAGTTCTGCTACTCAAATTGATGTATCCGACAGGTTTATTGAAGATGGAAGCTATTTAAGGGTAAAATCAATACGCCTTGGATATACGATCCCAACAAAAAGACTGGGCTTGAAATGGTTCGACTATGCACAGGTTTACCTTTCAGGAACAAACCTTTTCACATTCACAAAATATTCCGGACTCGATCCTGAAGTTAATACTAAAGGTGGTGATAGCCAGGATATTGCCAGCCGATTGAATATGGGACACGATCAAAGTGGATATCCCAATGCAAAAACGTATGCAATTGGTTTAAAACTTAATTTCTAA